The sequence below is a genomic window from Coffea arabica cultivar ET-39 chromosome 8e, Coffea Arabica ET-39 HiFi, whole genome shotgun sequence.
AGTTGTTGAGAAGCTTCAAAGTATAAACAACATAGGTGGCAGAGACAAAGAGAATCAGCCAAACCATAAACTTTGGTAAAGCTCGATTGTGGGAGCCGGTGACTCCAATGGGCGTCCCGGAGGGACTTCTCATCTGATCCCAGATGAATTTCTCCGGATCCTTCTGGTTTCCtttcattgtcttgctcaagaaCTCCCAAAAAgacaaacaattacaacaaaacAACGGCAATATATTAATACTAATAATACACTAGCCAAAAAAATATGCCCCGAAATGAAGAGAAAGAAATATCAACGATAAAATCAGCTGACGGTGATTTTCCTCAGCGTTGGTGGGAAGTTTTAGCAAAGATTGAGGACCCTGTACCGGGTTATTTAAGAGGATGATATTTTGCCATGGTTGTGGGAAGATTTGGGGGGTAGACACATTAGATCTGTGGAAACAAAAGGTGATAACTTATAAAGGACACCGCCGGGAGAAAAAGGAGAAGGCGGTAGAAGGAAGGGGTAGAGGAAAGAGGAGAGAAGAGGGTTGAAGGGGATCCCGAATGGAAGAAGAAAGCATGCAATGGTGCCAGGTTGCAGCAGAGTCTCCCTCCCGGATGGGAGCTGCAGTGCACGGGGGCAGCACCTTATCAAATACTTCGATGAGAGCTGTGAATCGCCAGGGATTCACTGTCCCTGCCctatactactactactactacgaTTCCTTTCCCATACCCACCACTTATAATTCCCTCTTCCCTACAATACTAATACTAAGAGAATGTAGGAATACTAATGTATGCTTTGTTTGCCCCGTGTTCCTATACACTAAAAAATCTCGCGCAAGTatatctatatatttttttaaaatacataTGGCAAACCCATACACTGATTTTAAAATTGTCCGTGGAGATGGGATTGGAACGGTGAAAATCGCACATTTATTACTCGTATAAGACAAGGGAAATGGGCTTGCCTTCTAATGTGTTGTTTTTTGTTTGGCTGGCACAGGCTTATGCCAGACTAAGTCCGTGCAGTAGTGCAAAGTCTGTTCTAAGGATGCACCACATGGATGGTAGACATCGAAGGAAGGTCGACCTGATGACCGAAGGAGGTATCATCCGATCTGAGCTTCTAATGTGTTTAATTCTTCTACGTGGTCGTCTCGTGTAGGATGGTTTCTTTTAAGTCCATCTACGGCAAAGGATATTTGAGGCGTTGTAAACTGCAGTGTAACGCCAGCAAAGCCATGGGATGGGCCTCGAgcaatttttcttttggttaaAAAACAAATATAAAGATTTAGATGAATTGGAGTTCAATCAAAATATTATGGATCAAGGCATGATCTCGAAACACACATGGTACATTTTTATAGAATGTCTATTAACGTAATTTCCATGCCAATAGTGAGACTTAAAAGCATAATCTTCATTAAAGAAATAATCCGTTCTCATCAATTGAATTAACGCATGCTAATTAGGCCTGTGGCGATTGCCCCCACACTTCCCTGGGGTGTAGACTGcagagcattttttttttccctgtgaATGATAGTTTTGCTAACAAAAAAGATTCTAGCGGCATCATACGCGCATTGTATAACTTTGAATGGTTGTTTGCACATTATAATTTTGAAAGGTTTTTTGtgatatttaaaaaattcacgAAAGTGTCTAATAATTAGGAATAGAATTGTCTAAAATACGGGaactataaaaagaaaaaaaaaaagagatttggAAAGAGTAGTCACAATCATATTTTCcttaacaaaaatatttttttggattgtgattttcaGCACAAATATATTTAAgtttttttgtaaatatatttttaattattattttatctcATGTACATCAAATTATTCTAATAtactttttaacaaaaatttttaaaaataacaatccaaactgATAAGTGAGTCCTCCTTAATTCTGCGAGTATAGACACGAAGGGCTCACCCTACTCAATTGATGGGACAGGATTGATGTTAGTATATCCAGTAAAAGTAGGCCATACATTACATTCTCACTTATCGCCAAAGTTTCTTTTGGACTAGCATATGGATAGATATGTTTTGTAATTCAATAAAACGAaaaaccaaccaaaaaaaaaaaaagttaaatagTGGGATTCATTGGGGAACACTATCGGACttttgagttaaaaaaaaaaaaaaattcctcaaTGCTTTTATACAAACATAAAACGACGGTCCAATCCTCCTAATTATGGgtcttaaaagagaaaaagggaaacagcCCGCATGGTGATGTACTGGACTGTGGTGGACCATGGGCGCGGTCGGTAGAGTGTAGACGCCTAACGTGTTGATCCGGTTTAGGATGATAGCTCActtgaaagagagagagagagagaacgagAGGCTAATAATGACGCGAGACGGATATAATCTTAGTTCTAGTCAGCATTAACGTAGACCTATCAGCATAATTTACGCTAGGCCAAAGTACAAACACCATATTGACACTACTAATTGTTTCTGGCCTCGACGTAGAGAGTTGATTCATGCGTGGGAATAGGAAAGCCCGCATCTTTTCTACGAGTAGGAGTATTTGACTAGTAGTATTTGTCAATGAAAGAACGCGTATTAATTTGTAGCGAACTTGAAGATGATCCTACTCTGTTAACCTTGAACACGTGCACTAAATAATCTTGACATTTAAATGATACTTAATGCTAGGTCAAATTTAATGGAAGCACCTTTTTTGCTTGTATATCTAGATTGGAGGGTTTGCTTATAGTTTTGAATGTTTGGATAAATTTGCGGAGAaaattttttgagttattgtgtattactgtagtattgtatttaaaaaatttatttttaaaaaaatgatcaatccaaacggagcctatACGTTTACATtaattacaataaaaatattGATGAAAGTTGCACCGTTCAATGCACAGCAATCGTTGAATAAGATAGGTTACACTAACGAAGCATATCAAAaaaagggtattttaaaatagttaaaagtttatgaatatatttttcaattgaaatgtGAACCATAACTTTGAACGGACGAATAAGAAAAACGGGATGATGACTAGTTTAGGTTAAATGATCATGGTAATATaagcaaaaagaagaaaggactcaGCGTCCGAGTAAATTAGCCTCGAAGATCAAAATTCACAGAAACCATCAACTAACCGTTGACCTGGTTTGAAAATGATGGTCTAATGCTGCTTGCTGCATCGCTTGATCGATCTAAGTCATGTCACTTTGGAGTTTGGACTGATTAGGTGATTTGTTAAACCACTAGTATTTCCCGAGCACATTCATGAAAGCAACCGATCGATTATGGATTCAAGGTAAGCCTAGAAATTTGGCGAGGAAACTACGGAGATTTCTAGTTGTGGTCCATAGAAACCAGGGATTGACGTATACTTTGCGGCCTACTGGTTTGTTTCACATTACCTTTATTTTAATGTTACCGTAAAACATACGATGCCAGATGTAGaatactaccatataaattCCTGTTATTAAAAGCCAATAACCTTCTTATATTTTGGTATGATTTTCATGATTTCAGTTTAACATGTTAAGATTGTTGATACACATATTCACAATAGTTATAATAATAGGATATCCTTAAAATAGTTTATCTGCTTACGTGCTAAAATATCCTTAACTGAAAAATGTTCTGCAAATtcttaaaacttttttttttctagtcgTTTTTTCAGTGAGTGCGTCTTTTTACTTCTCTAATTTCCTTGGAAATCCATACACCAGAGGTTGATGATTAGCTAACGATTAAACACTTGTATTTTCTCTGAGACTTTAATGACTTTTTGAAAACTAAAAGCATTTTTATATGCATATTTTGCAATGAGAAATTAGTTCAAAACCGCCTTTTAAAATAATACACAACCAATTAGAGTAGTACTgtagtatttatttttcaagGAACCTCGTTTCCATCAAACCCAGGCCCAAAATTCGATTCGAACTATAGTACTCCgacaaaaaagaataaaaaagtgCCAATACTTTTTTGTTTAAAGCCCGGATAGGCAATTGGACTGTTCTGGACTGATCCTAGCCCCAAAATAATTCGAATGTACCATCATCACGCAATCGCAACTTATATAGTCTTGTCATTCCTCTTAAGCCCATGCTTTAAtcatctcaaaaaaaaaaaaaaaactctcaaaTTTCAACAAGAGGGCATCAAGGACAGATCTTTCCCTTTGATTATCAGCAATAGTAGTGTTTATTCTTGTCGTTACCAATACAAAGAGATGGTTGAGCGATTTGAAGTTTGTTATTACACACGAAAAATATGGTTGAAAATGTGGCTAGCTTATTATGTAAAtaagtaaaaagaaaaagttaaattctattttttttttgggcactGAATGCACTTCCTCCTATACATTATAATATTGAGTGTGTTTGGTTTACACGTTATTTACATTTTATTCACACACACACTGATTTACTTGTATCATCAACAATATTTTcgaattatctttttatctcacatatattatatttaaaaagtgttatagtatttttcaaaaaaattatcccaaataatttcctatccaaacacattgATTATTATTTCTCTTCTATTCTAATCATTATTATCTTGTAGGAGACGTGATGTAAAGATTGATGAGCTCGGATAAAGCTTAAAGCTTGACAAACAAAATTTGAATCACACATTTGTAAGTTTTAGTGAGCTAAATTGGGGTTTAAAAATATTCTGTGAGCAAAATGTGAAACATACTAGAACTCAGCTCAGAAAACTCAAGCCTGagtaaaagaacaaaaaataatcatttgtttggatgaagcttcttttcaagaaaatgtttttttttacaACTCTAAATACATTGTGCATTTACCTAATAAGAGTAGTATTTCACTGATCGGTAATCgagatttcctttttctttctttttttggttttggggTGCGAGACTGGTCCTCAAATTGGTGTCCAAAGTTTAATTTGATTGATTGGAAATGGGTAAATTGCTTTTCGGTTAGGTTATAATAAACGGCTGACTGTAGAATTGCAAAAACCCAGGCTCCGGCCAAGCAATACCAACAGGTGATGGATATTAGATAGTGGTTTTAGCTAATCTGCAGAGTCCAAGTCCCGGACCCCCGCCAAAACTAATCATGAATGAAGAAACTCACCGCCAAAAGTATTCCCCCCGCCTTCACCGCCATCAAATCTTTCCTCCGCCAAAACCTCTTTCCGCAGGCCCTGAAAGCCTCCTTCTCACTCCCCACTCCAAATCTCACCATCACGGACGCCCTTTATTCTCTCTTCATCAAATCAGGTTTCACTCTCCACCCCTTTCTCTCCGCTTCTCTCATTTCCCATTCCTCTATCACACTCCCCACTGCCACTTCATTCTTCCCGCGCGCCATCAACCTCCTCAATGACACCGTCTTCCCTGACGTCGTAGTTTACAACTCTATCCTTTCTGGGTTGGCCCGTTTCAGCCAACCCGACCCTGTATTTCTGGTCTTTAACCAGTTGAGGCAACAGGGTCTCAAGCCTGATGCTTATAGTTTAAGTTCTTTAATAAAGGCTTGTGTTGAAATTACCCACAATGGGATGGCTCATGGTGTTTCAGTTAAACTGGGGTTTGTTAAAAATGCGTTCTTGATAAGTGGGCTGAttgaaaattattcaaaaaatgggctTTTGACTGGTGCTGAAGTGTGTTTTCAGGATAATAGGTGTTTGGATTCTGTGGTCTGGACTTCTATGATTAATGGTTATGTCTGGAACAATGAGTTTgataaggctaaggatgttttTAAGGAAATGAGAGGATTGGGTTTGGAAACGAATGAGTTTACTCTGACTACCATGCTTGGTGGAGTTTTGGAGGTGAAAGAAGGGGAGCAAATACATGGGTTTAGTCAAAAGATTGGATTCTTAAATGGGATCTCAATCTGTTTGAGCAATGCAATTATGAGTATGTATGGTAGGTTTGGGTGGACGGTTGATGCAATTAAAGTGTTTGAAGAAATTCCGGAACGAGATGCTGTGTCTTGGACACAGAGGATTGGGATGGCTTATAATGGACTGCAAGCTTTTGAGGTGTTCCGGTTTTGCATTTCGGGAAACTTAGAAGTGAATGAATATACATTAGTTAATGTTCTATCAAGAATTGAAGGATTAAAAATGCAAAAGTTAGGAAAGCAGGTTCATGCATTCTGTCACAAGGATGGTTATCAGTCTGTGGTCTCTGTGTGCAATGCCTTGATTTCCATGTATGGGAAGGTTGGCGAAGTGTTAAATGCTGAATGTGTTTTTAATGAGATGATTGCTAAAGATTCTGTTTCTTGGAATGCTTTGATTACTGCTTATGCAGATAATGGAGTCACTggtaaagttatttctttgttCTCTCAGATGCGTAAACTTGCCTTGGGCCCTAGCGAATATACTATTGCAAGCATTCTTGACGTTCTCTCTGGTTCAAACTCCTTGGGATTGGCAATGCAGATCCATTCATTTCTGATCAAATGGGGATCTATGTCAGATGATTCCATGCTGTCTTGTCTCTTGAATTCTTATGGAAAATGCAATGGAATCTATCATTCTAGGAGGGTGTTTGACGAGATTGATGTAGTGGATGTGAAACTTTTGAATGCTATGTTAAGTGCATTGGGTCATGCTGGTAATTACAGCGAGATTCTAGAATTATTTCAAACAAGATGGAGCTCATCCGCTGAAGTTAATAATGTGACTTTTAGTTTAGTTCTCAAAGCTTGTGGACTTCTGACGGAAATGGAACAAGGGAGGGCTATTCATTCTTTGGCACTTAAGTCGGGTGCTGATGTGGATTACTATGTGGAAAGTGCTATAGTAGACGTTTATTGCAAGTGTGGAAGCTTAGATGATGCCGAGCATGCTTTCAGGTGTACAAGCAAAGATAATTTGGCAGCTTGGAATGCCATGATGATGGGTTATGCACATTGTGGTTTCTACGACAAAGTTCTTGATATCTTCAGTGGCATGGTGGAATCTGGAAATCAGCCTGATGAGATTAGTTATCTTGCAATTCTGAGTTCATGTTGCCATGCAGGTTTAGTTAACGAGGCTCACTATTACTTGAATACCATgttcaaaattgataaaataatCCCAAAGTTAGAACACTATGCCTGTGTTGTCAACCTGCTTGGTCATGTTGGACTTCTGGAAGAAGCATTGAATATCATTGATGAAATGCCCATTCTCCCTGATGCTCATATATGGCAGATTCTTTTATCAGCTTGTACTATCCACAATAATATAGATCTAGGAAAAGTTGCAGCCAAAAAGCTCCTTGAACTCCAGCCTGAGAATGATTCTGCATTCATTCTTCTCGCAAATCTCTATGCTTCGGCTGAGATATGGAATGAAGCTGTAGATTTGaggaaggaaatggaagaaaaagTGGTTACTAAGGAGACTGGTTACAGTTGGATTCAAGTTAGATGATTCACTAACAATTGATCAAATCCCATCCTATCATGAAACCCGTGTGAAACTGCAATACTTACAAGTTACAAGGCAGATGCTAGTAGGGGAGAATGAAACTTTAACTTTTGCTGGATTTGGATATTCTCTCATACAATTAGTGGCAGTGGTTCCTTGATGATGCTCTGAAGAAGGTGAGTGGTCTTTCTTATGTTAATGAAAATATTGCTATAAGCGCACACTTTTAGCCCTGCAATGAGATAGCACAGTGCTACCTCCTTTATTTTTTGGGCGCCTTCTCGAACTTAGTTAGGCTAAGAGCAGCTCTTTTGAAATTGATAAAAGCTACTTTGGAAAAGCAGGCTTTGGATTGCTTTCCAGACCAGCTTTTAACTTTCCTAAGTATGGAAAATGGAATCATCATTCAGTTTTTTCAACAGATTATCATATTTACCTTTTTCAGTTTTGAAGAAAGCTGCTTATAGCTTTTCGTAGGCTGTTTAGAATAAGGCCTCGGTATAGTTTGAACTTGTTATGAGCATATGAAATTTGTTGTATGTACAACCGTACAAAGACGTGTGTATACTTGTATGCAGACAGGTTTTTAACATATGTGAAAATGTACACGGAAATATATGCTTTGGAAATGTTTCCTTGCCTCTGCAGCGCTTTGATATGGTTCTTCTACAGATTCATGTTTGGTTTGTTCGGTGGTATCTGCACAAAGCCAGCTGTTTGAATAGCcaaaaaaggaacaagaaaaaagaaaatttgaataacTGGTGGTTTATGCTGCAACCGGCAATGATATTTATGACAAAAGTAATATGGCACCCTCCATGATAAATAACACTACAAATTGCAATTACAATCAATGGCAAAAAAGATAGGATTAATACTGGTGACATCCGAGCTCTTAtgatttcactctctcttggtTTGTTTTTCCTGTAGAATAGTGGTGATGGAATGAGGCCCTTGACAGCACCGTAGCAATAGAATGAAGAGCATTGGCTGCAATTCTTGATTTTATCTGCCCCCTCCTAGGTAAGGGCCTTGCACTCCTCAAACTTTCCATTGTCACTGCAGAGACTGCACCGAATCTGTGATTCATGATTGAAGATTCAATGAGATCACTCTTAGGTGTGGATTGGCAGATACGTGATCCTTGTTTCAGCTGTTGAGAAAATTAGCTGATCTATACAACTGGTCTTGTTTTCTCAAGCCATCCTGAGGGTCAGTGGTTTAAATAGCAGAAAAGTGAAGCACTGTAGCAGCAGTTGTTGCTTGGGATGAGATTATCGAGGAGATTGGATATTACTagtctatttttattttaaggcgGGGGTCTGGGTGGCATGCCAGCAGGATAATTTGTCCGGTCAAGACTCTATGCGCCCCAACTTGCAGCAAATCAAATGCTCAAGATGACTTAAAATTATTGCTTGATGAGATTGATGACCAAAATTATGTGCCCTTCATCATGGTTTAGACTTTCTGGGAAGCAAACACGTGTGGGGTTGACCCACAGCAGGATGGATTAGTTGCCAAATATCTCTGGTTTTTCTTTGGATGGATGGGATTGCATACTGCGGGATGGATTAATCAAGCATTGCATATTGGTAAGATTTGGctgcttttttttgtttctgatATCTGACAGCTGGATTAATTGATTCCAGTGCAATGAGGAAGGTTGTAGGGTGTGGTAACAGACCGTGCCTGCCCACAGGCAAAACTATGCCGCTTCATGTACCTTAGCACAACATCATGAGACATAGTTTGACCATACTGCGCATCGTCAAGCAGCAGCTTTGCCAGCAAAGTATGATATTGGCATGCTGTGCATAATCAGAAGGAAGATGACGTTTGCCATGTCGTCACTGACGGTCCTTTAGCATGTCCTAAAATTTGCCTACAAGACAAATGCTACTAGTAATTATATGCGGTTTTGCGATGTTCCCGAGGAGTAAACAGTGCGACACATTGCACTAATTGGCAAGTGGATTGCTGCCTGTGGCAATGGTTAAGGATTTTGCATGAGCTACGTCACTAGTGTTTATCCACCTAAAATCAAAACCGGCACCAGCTTTAAGACATCCTCCTTTTGcttcttctgtttttttttattccccATCCCCGTAGGAGACAAATTAGACGACTTTGTTCAGCCACactaatgaaaatgaaaatgaaaaagaaacattttttcttctttaaataAAGCAAGATGGTACCTTGGGCACCAAGAAAGCCGAAACTGATTAAGAAGGAGAAGAAACGAGGTGAGGAGGTTTTGTGAAATTGCTTGCGGCGAACCTTTTGGAGGTCAAACACTTGAGTTGGCAATGCCCCGCCTAGAAGGCTACTACCTAGTGCAGAAGAATCAGAAAGTCAGAAGCCTGGCTGGCTGGTTGCCATGGAGCAGCCCCAACAATATGAATGTTGTCTGTTCATCAGCTACCGTTCTACCGAACCAACAATAATGACAGCCTTGACTCTTTCTGCCAAGGCCTTTATTTAGTTGATTCTGAAGCTGCTGTTGCAGCTGCACTAGAGAAAAGTAGAAGTTCAGGACAAGGTTTGCTTAATAGTCCCTAAGCGCGGAACAATCAAGAGAAGAATAGCAGCAAAGGCATTTCAGGGACTTGTAGTCTGTAATTAAGGTGCCCCCTGTTGGAAGTTCAGATTTTACCAACTAATCTTTAGTTAGAAAGCAGCTCATGCTGTTTAACCACTTCGTTCGTGCTATATTTTCATCAGTTCTTTGATTGTAGCAAAAGATTTTTGTCATTGAGCTTATGCATGTTACTTAAAAGAAGCATGTAAAAAGCCATCCATCTCGTTAGCCTTTGGACTATTGACAAAGCATTTCTACAGAATTCGAGATTTTAACAAAGCAAGAATTAGCGTCCATTCCACAGTCAAAACTATAAAGTAGAGACAAAGAAAGGATTGGTGCCAGTGGACAAATTCTTGGAGATTTCCGTATAACCATTGTTGAAATTAAAGTTATATGTTACTGCCAATTTGCTCGCGGTTTGGCTCAGATGAATTGTAGCTCTAGACGGTAAAACTGATTCCAGTGTAATATACAAAGGTTGGGGGTTCTTTGATTACGGGCCACTCCACAAAACACCATATAGATCCAACAAACAAAGATTACGGAAGACCCCGAAATGATGCCTTTTCTCCATCGCAAGGCAAAACAGCAGCACTCATTCTCTTAGATTCTCCAAACCCATGTATCTAGTCTCACGCTAAGCCTTAGATTTTAAGATGGCAACAACTGCTAAATATTACTGATCTGAAACTAGAAGGACCTTTCTCGATGGCTGTGACAATGTCTGGAAGAACCATTCGACCGGGTTGTTTTGCAGCAACGGGAACGCGCTCACCCATTGTCTTTTCAAAAAGAGCACTAAAACTTCAGCATACGGAAATCAATGGACCGAGAGAGCTAATGTTCAGAAAGGGCAAAGTACAGAGCAAACCATTATCACAGGTGGCTTTGGCAACGGACGGTGCTGATATCAGCATTAATACCCCCGCAACATCCAACTCAATTATGCAGTTCTACAAAAGTATCAACGACAAGAACTTGAAACAACTGGAGCAGCTCTTGTCTGATGATTGTTTCTTTGATGATTACTCGTTCCCTAAACCATTCGAAGGGAAACAGGTATAACTTGGTACTTTTATTTACAGAATAAATTTACGTTTTATTTAGTTATTTAATAAGCTTTTGCAAATTACTGCAGGAGGTAATTAAATTTCTTGAGCAACTAATCACATCTATGGGCCAGCACACGGAGTTCAATGTAGAGCATATTTGCGAAGGGGATGACTTCACAGCTGCAGTAAATTGGCACCTAGGTATCGCATCTCGCAAGTcacgagcatgaatttttcctACCAGCTAAGTATGAATAGTATTGCAATCAAATATGACCAGAAGAGTTACAAGAAAATTTCCGGTTGACTGCAGATTGGAAGAAGAAACAGGTCCCTTTTACAAGAGGCTCCAGCTATTTTGGATTTGCAAGAGATGGGGAAACGTTGGTCATCAAGTACTAACCCACTAGCTTCCATACAATTTTGAACCAAAGACCTATTTAACTAAGAACAAACATGACATTCTTATCTGTGTGCAGAAAAGTGCAAGCAGTTATCGAATCACCAATCAAACCTGGAGGCCTGGCACTGGTGCTTCCTTATACCTACTCCAGAAATAATAGAAAACTGATACACCATTAAGTCAATAGTCAATTCGCATATTCTACTTCTTCTAGTTATCATTTTGGAGTGTGCGTGCACAAAAGATTGATCCttcgttttcttcttcttgttattattttggaTTGTGTGTGCATGTGAGATTGATCCTTCATTTTCTTCTGTCCCCTTTCACTGACAACTTGATGTTCTAATCTGGAAAACCAGGGTCTATTCAAGATTATCACTTCATTATTTGATGCGTTCCCGGGGGCTGCAGAAAGTGCGTTTGTCTTATTTGCACATTTTGGATTGCTGTAAGATTTTATTTAGCTGACTTGCTCTGGCTCATGCAGGGTTCCTAAAAAGTCCCCATGTCATATTTACCCTGTTGCTAAAGATCTACAACATAATTCTACAGCCCATTCTGAACCCACTGGTAGCATGGTATCTCAAGTTGTGGAGTTTCACGGTCGGCATTATCAGCATCACACTCAAGATATTGCAGTACATTGCAAAGATTATTAGCTCGTAAATGCCATAACAGTTTTATTTGCGAGCAGTAACTTTTCAACTTCACATTCAAGAAAACATGTACATCCACATTTCAGAGTGGGCTTATCTACAAAAAGAGGACAACCAAAACTAGCATTTGAAGCAAGTATTCACAATTCATTAGCTTACTCAAGGGAAGGCCTTAGTTCAACTTTCAAGGATCATCGCCATCCCGTTGTAACCATGACTCCAACAGTGAGAAAGCAACTAATGGTCCAAGAACAGGCGGAAGCGGAGGTGGTCTGCTGAATGCAACAGTTGGATCAGGATTAGCCTTAGTCTCTACCATGTGTCCTTCCCCAGCATCATCATTAGCTTGTTTCTTCGGAGTCATAGTGCTCA
It includes:
- the LOC113703020 gene encoding pentatricopeptide repeat-containing protein At4g13650, giving the protein MKKLTAKSIPPAFTAIKSFLRQNLFPQALKASFSLPTPNLTITDALYSLFIKSGFTLHPFLSASLISHSSITLPTATSFFPRAINLLNDTVFPDVVVYNSILSGLARFSQPDPVFLVFNQLRQQGLKPDAYSLSSLIKACVEITHNGMAHGVSVKLGFVKNAFLISGLIENYSKNGLLTGAEVCFQDNRCLDSVVWTSMINGYVWNNEFDKAKDVFKEMRGLGLETNEFTLTTMLGGVLEVKEGEQIHGFSQKIGFLNGISICLSNAIMSMYGRFGWTVDAIKVFEEIPERDAVSWTQRIGMAYNGLQAFEVFRFCISGNLEVNEYTLVNVLSRIEGLKMQKLGKQVHAFCHKDGYQSVVSVCNALISMYGKVGEVLNAECVFNEMIAKDSVSWNALITAYADNGVTGKVISLFSQMRKLALGPSEYTIASILDVLSGSNSLGLAMQIHSFLIKWGSMSDDSMLSCLLNSYGKCNGIYHSRRVFDEIDVVDVKLLNAMLSALGHAGNYSEILELFQTRWSSSAEVNNVTFSLVLKACGLLTEMEQGRAIHSLALKSGADVDYYVESAIVDVYCKCGSLDDAEHAFRCTSKDNLAAWNAMMMGYAHCGFYDKVLDIFSGMVESGNQPDEISYLAILSSCCHAGLVNEAHYYLNTMFKIDKIIPKLEHYACVVNLLGHVGLLEEALNIIDEMPILPDAHIWQILLSACTIHNNIDLGKVAAKKLLELQPENDSAFILLANLYASAEIWNEAVDLRKEMEEKVVTKETGYSWIQVR